A segment of the Acidimicrobiia bacterium genome:
CGACTTCATCGTTGATCGGGCGGGACTCCTGTCCCGCCCGATCAACCGAATCGGTTGATTCGATCATCCTGAATCAGCTACCGGCGTTCGCGTGAGCCTTCTCAACGTACTCATTCGTGAAGGCGGAGCTGACGTCGGGCAGTTCGGCGAGCGTGCCGTCGTCGACGAGACTCTGCCCCCAGTCGGCCCATGCCTGCGGATCATACGTGCCCCACGGCAGCCCACCCAGCGGTTTGCTGACCACGAGAGTCAGATCCAGCAGCGCTCGAGCAAGCTCGGGATCGGTTGCCTCTTCCGGGTTCATCTTGGCACAGTCGGCCTCTGCGGCATCCGGGTTGGCCTCGGCAAAGAGGGCACCCTTGACCAGTCCGTTGACGAAACCCTGAACCAGATCGGGATCGGAGTCGATCAGCTGCTGGGTCGTTGCGTATCCGTTTCCGAACACGGTCTTGTACTCCGGAGGAGTGATCTCGAGCAACGGCAATCCGCGAGCTTCAATGATGGCCATGTCGGGCACTGCGGCGGCGTAGGCTTCGATTTCACCGCGCTCAAAGGCTGCCGTGGCCGGGCCGCCGTCTCCGACGGGTAGGAACTCGAAATCGACGCCCTCTTCGAGACCGGCTGCGACGAGGATCGGGCGCACGAAAGTGACTTCCGAGCCTTCTGCGGTTCCCACTCCGATGACCGTCGGTCCGTCGGTGCCTTTCAGATCGGCCGGCACCTTGTAGTCGGAGTCCTCGAGTACCACTAGTCCGAAGAGTGCCTGGGCGAACCCGTTGTAAATGGCAACGGCGTCTCCACCCTCTGCCCGGGCGGCGAGCACCGGTCCGGGTCCGGGAATGCCGAACTCCGCCTGGCCGGCGGCCATAGCTTGCAGGACCGCGCCTGATCCGTCAACGGCTTCGAACGAGGCGTCGATGCCCTCCTCCTCGAGGAATCCCTGATAAATGGCAGAGCACAGCTGGAACCAGATCACCGCGGAAGGATTCGGCGCCAGAACGGTGACTTCGGTCAAGTCGGCTGCGGCGGCCGTTGTGGCGGTGTCTCCTGCCCCGGTTGTGGACGTGTCGTCGGAGCCCCCGCATGCGGCCACCACCAGAGCCAGCACGATGAGCACAACGGTCAGTGAACGCTTGCGAAACATCCTTACCTCCAAGTCAGGCTTTCGCCATGAGTTTCCCATTTGGGCAGTCGTAGACGGTCGATCTGCTCTGCCACGCCCAACATCCTACATCATATGCGATGTAGGATGCTTGGAGATGAGACTGATTTCCTATGAACATGCCGGGGCGCGAGCGGTCGGAGCCATCGTTGGCGACGAGGTCGTCGATCTCAGTTCCACCGGACTCGTCCCCACGGACATGGTCGATGCTATTGCCGGGTGGTCGCTCGAATCCGCCCTGGAAGCAGTCCGGCAAGGCCCCCGACGGCCCCTGTCGACGGTCCGGATACTCGCCCCGCTGCAAATGAGAAAGAACGTCATCGCGGTCGGCCGGAACTACCGCGATCACGCGAAGGAGTTCTCGGATTCCGGATTCGACGCCTCGGAAAAGCAGATGATTCCCGACAATCCGGTCGTCTTCACCAAGTCACCTACCTCGGTGATAGGGCAGGACGAGCCGATCGTCCTCGCCAACGACCCCACCGGAACGACCGACTACGAGGGCGAGATGGCTGTGGTCATCGGTCGCCGCGCGAAAAACGTGTCTGAGGATGATGCTCTCTCGTGCGTGTTCGGATGGACGATCGTCAACGACGTAACCGCCCGGGACCTTCAGAAGCGCCACGTCCAGTGGTTCATCGGAAAGAGCCCCGACACGTTCTGCCCCATGGGTCCGTGCATAACCACCCGCGACGAACTCCCGGATATCCGTTCATCCTGGATGCGTACGCGTGTGAACGGTGAACTCCGTCAGGAGGCCCCCATCTCGGCGCTGATCTTCGATACCGAGTCGCTCATCGTCACCCTGTCGTCCGTCATGACGCTGGAACCGGGAGATGTCATCGCTACCGGAACCGGTCTGGGCGTCGGAATCGGATTCGACCCCCCGCGCTACCTGGCCGGAGGCGATGTCGTCGAGATCTCCATCGATGGCATCGGCACGCTCCGTAATCCAGTCGAATAAGCCCTCGTCCGCGATCGTTCGTTCCCGCGGGCGCATAGGGTGGGATGCATCCGAATCACAGAGAGGTCATGATCATGGGACGATTCGCCATCAAGACTCCCCCACAGCATGTGAGCTGGGACGACACGCTGGCCGTGTGGAAGGAAGCAGATCAGATAGACCTGTTCGAGTCGGCCTGGGTCTTTGACCACCTCTACCCCATCGCCGGTGACCCTCATGGCCCCTGCCTCGAAGCATGGGTCACTCTCACGGCGCTCGCCCGTGCCACCTCCCGGATCCGGGTGGGAACGATGGTGCACGGCATGCACTTCCGGCATCCGGCCGTCACCGCCAAGATGGCGGCGACGCTCGATATCGTGTCCGGTGGTCGTCTCAATCTCGGGCTCGGCGCCGGCTGGTTTCAGACCGAGGTCGACGCCTACGGTCTCGAGCTCGGAACCATCAAGGAGCGTATGGATCGATTCGAGGAGGGGGTGGAGGTAATCGCTCGCTTGTTGTCGGACCGTTCCCTCGACTTCGAAGGCGACTATTACACGTTCACCGATGCCCACTGCGAGCCGAAAGGCCCGCAGAGCCCGCGTCCGCCGATCGCCATCGGCGGCGGCGGGGAACGCCGGACCCTGAGGACCGTTGCGAAGTGGGCCGACATCTGGGATGCACTGAGGATCGAGCCCGATGCCTGGAGCCACAAGAACGACGTTCTCCTCTCACACTGTGAGGCCGTGGGACGCGACGCCGACGAGATTACGCGCAGCGCCCACGTCTTCACCCCCGCCGATGCGGATCCGAATGCCCTGGCCGACCAGGCTGCACGATTGTTCGAGACCGGTCTGGACATGGCGGTCTTCAGCCTGAGGGCACCGTTCGACCCCGGAATGGTGCAGCCGCTGGCGGAGGCGTTGCAGCAGGTATGACACAGGCCGATTGGTCATCCCCACCATCGTGGAGTCGCCGCAGCACAGGCATGGTGCTTCGCTCCTGACTTGGCGTCCGGGAACGAAGCCGACGTGCCACGCCGCAAAGAACTCGCCGTTCCTGTCGTCTGGATGGAGATTGCGAGTGAGCAGAATCTCGCCCCGGTCGATTATCACCGCCTTGGCGGCAAGGCGCATCGAAGGGACACCCTCGTTCATCAGGACTCTCAACCACGGTGGTCCGATGACGAGTTGGTCGTCCCGGAGGGCGGGCGATGCATGCGGAAGGGGTACTCACCTACACGTGAATGCCGTCCTCCCCGACCGACCAGACCCCAATCACACCGAGGGCCCGGGCGAACCCGGGCCCTGCGCTGGAAACTGATGCCGGCTAGAGGTTCACCACCGGACAGGTGAGCGTCCGGGTGATCCCTTCGATGGCCTGAATGCGTGCTACAACGAGTTTCCCGAGTTGGTCGACATCGCCGGCAGATGCCCTGACGACAACGTCATATGGGCCGGTCACGTCATCTGCGGATTCGACACCCGGAATCTTGCGCGCTTCCTCGGCTACCGAGGCTGCTTTGCCGACCTCGGTCTGGATCAG
Coding sequences within it:
- a CDS encoding ABC transporter substrate-binding protein translates to MFRKRSLTVVLIVLALVVAACGGSDDTSTTGAGDTATTAAAADLTEVTVLAPNPSAVIWFQLCSAIYQGFLEEEGIDASFEAVDGSGAVLQAMAAGQAEFGIPGPGPVLAARAEGGDAVAIYNGFAQALFGLVVLEDSDYKVPADLKGTDGPTVIGVGTAEGSEVTFVRPILVAAGLEEGVDFEFLPVGDGGPATAAFERGEIEAYAAAVPDMAIIEARGLPLLEITPPEYKTVFGNGYATTQQLIDSDPDLVQGFVNGLVKGALFAEANPDAAEADCAKMNPEEATDPELARALLDLTLVVSKPLGGLPWGTYDPQAWADWGQSLVDDGTLAELPDVSSAFTNEYVEKAHANAGS
- a CDS encoding fumarylacetoacetate hydrolase family protein; translation: MRLISYEHAGARAVGAIVGDEVVDLSSTGLVPTDMVDAIAGWSLESALEAVRQGPRRPLSTVRILAPLQMRKNVIAVGRNYRDHAKEFSDSGFDASEKQMIPDNPVVFTKSPTSVIGQDEPIVLANDPTGTTDYEGEMAVVIGRRAKNVSEDDALSCVFGWTIVNDVTARDLQKRHVQWFIGKSPDTFCPMGPCITTRDELPDIRSSWMRTRVNGELRQEAPISALIFDTESLIVTLSSVMTLEPGDVIATGTGLGVGIGFDPPRYLAGGDVVEISIDGIGTLRNPVE
- a CDS encoding LLM class F420-dependent oxidoreductase, producing the protein MHPNHREVMIMGRFAIKTPPQHVSWDDTLAVWKEADQIDLFESAWVFDHLYPIAGDPHGPCLEAWVTLTALARATSRIRVGTMVHGMHFRHPAVTAKMAATLDIVSGGRLNLGLGAGWFQTEVDAYGLELGTIKERMDRFEEGVEVIARLLSDRSLDFEGDYYTFTDAHCEPKGPQSPRPPIAIGGGGERRTLRTVAKWADIWDALRIEPDAWSHKNDVLLSHCEAVGRDADEITRSAHVFTPADADPNALADQAARLFETGLDMAVFSLRAPFDPGMVQPLAEALQQV
- a CDS encoding Lrp/AsnC ligand binding domain-containing protein, encoding MVLAYVLIQTEVGKAASVAEEARKIPGVESADDVTGPYDVVVRASAGDVDQLGKLVVARIQAIEGITRTLTCPVVNL